In Accipiter gentilis chromosome 33, bAccGen1.1, whole genome shotgun sequence, the genomic window AAGCTCTTCAGCATACACCTTAAAGAGTGGGACAGGGTCCTGAAACAATGCAGGAGATAAAACACTTAAAAGGAGTGAACCTGAGCAACAGCAAGGGGTGAAGTCTAATGGAGAGCTCAGGGAGCCAGTGCTGCACAAGTGCTAACAGTTAAAACCAGAGGAAGAtgtgactggggtttttttcagtggctgAACAAGGCAACCTGCTATGCTGTTCCTCAAGAcacagctgctgctcagctcttTAGCCTTGCCTCAAAGACAACAGGCACCTATGTGGGACATGCATCAGCTTTTCCAGTTCTGCCTGCATCAGCAGCTCTCAGGAATCCCTTTCCTTCTAAAAGtgcttcccttcctcctcacatTGCCCTCAATCAGAGCAGTACTGAAGCACGTTGAGTGAACATACCCCTTGAAGAAGCTGGAGCCTCACAAGATTCAGGGCCCAGCACTGCCTCATGCAGTCAGTGCTCCTGACATTCggttcctgctgcagccacaACAGGAGCCAACAGGTCTGGGGGAAACGTTGCCAAGAGACCGCAGGAAGCCCTTTTGCCCCAGCAGCTCTCTGGTGCACCCTCCTCTATGTATTGCTTCTAACAAGTGAGCTGTAGTGATACAGGGTCACAAACTGAGTAGGCCCTGAGCTTGTATCCATGGGTCTCAAAGCACAAGAAATATGGCAGATGGCAACCAAAGACAAAGATGTTGGTGCAACAGGGCATAAGTTACGAGCCATCCCTCTAAGGATCCCTCCCCTGATCAGGGTAACTGGTTTACAATGCATTTTAACCCAGCTCCAGGTTTTGGGCACCCAAATTTAACCAGGTTCATATGGCTGCTCAGGAGTTTCCACTTCCATTGCTCAGGTGTGCTCAGGCTGCTCAGATCAGCTGGACGTGCAGCCTGATACAGCTATGACACCTCAGTGCTAAGCATTGCCTCATGAACTCACCTTTTTTTCTAGGAGCCTCTGTTTTTCTATTGCTTCTTCTAAACTCAAGCCAACCCATTCAGCTTCCTCTTCTGGGATCACAAATTCCTGTGATAAAAGAAGGAGCGGGTGGTACAGTCTTTCAAGGTGACTAAGATGCAAATCCTCTCTATGCCCAACTCACACAATAATGCAATCCAGTAGGAACACTGCTATggacaaatcttaaaacactacTCCCTCATTTCTGGCAACTAAAGTCcacttcccttctccccttttctCTTAGCAAGGGTCCTGCCTTCTCTCATCAGTCGTGTCCACTGCTGTGCTTCTCCTTTGTGTAGTTCTGCAGCTGTTTCTCAGCACAACTCTGGATGCTGGTAGTGTGTCTATGCTGACAACCATCACCAGCTGCACAAAACCAAGCTGCATACAGGCAGTCTCGGCTCCTTGCTACAGCGTCAGTACAAATTCTCACTGCTGTTGGCAGTGCCAGCTCCTACCAGTACTTATTGCAAACCCTCATGGACCTCAATCACAGCAAAAATACAGGCTTTTGTCTTCAAAAACCACCAGTACAGAAATTAGCAGCccacagagaaacaagaaaaacctGACAAACAATGTCTAGATCTTTGTTGCCCATACCCTTAACCCTAGACGCAGAAGCATTAACACCGGTTTGTGCTGTGACAGGGTAATTATGGCATTATCAGTCTGGACGACAAGCAAATATCACAGCAGACACCAGAGCAGGAACTGCAGGTCAGGCACCCACCTGGTACTTATTGTAGATCGCCTCTCTTCTGGCTGGATCATCGGGATGCAGTTTAGGATCCCGCCGTGCTAGTCGCAGCAACATCGTTCGCTTCAAATCCATCCCGAGCTTCGAGCACATATCGGCTTTTGGAGTCTGGAGAAATAAAGTCTGATGTTAAATTGCACCAAGAGACCATCTGCTAGAGAACATGCAAGTCTATCAGCATATAGACGACACTGGCGGTTTACCCACACGCTGTAGAGCCTCTCAGGACATGTGTCACGAAAGGGGAAAGATCCCTTGAATTTGTTCTGGAGCTAATTTGATCACCGTTCTGATCTTTAATACCAAGGGCTCCAATCAAGGGGGTATGAAAAAGGCTGGAGGCTTTAGACCTGCACTAATACATTAACAGCAGCGGTTAGCTGCAAGCCCCTGAGGGAGTGCAGCGTGGGCGCAGACCTGCCGCGCCGAGGCTGCTGCACAGCGAGTCCCGCCAGCCCTGCCGGGTGCAGGGCCTCACCTTGAGGATGTAGAAGTCAAAGCCGTAGGCCTCGTCGATGAGGTCCAGCGTCCGCATGGTGACGGTGATGGTCATTGTGGCGTCCAGGATCTCGCTGTAAAACTGCCGGTCGAAGAGCTGCGGCTTCCACGTCTTGGGCAGCCTGGTGGAGAGCTGGGCAGAGACCGGCGGTCAGGGCCGGGGACGCTGCCCTCCCCGGGgggtgctgctgccgctgcctgcCCCAGCGGGCTGAGGCTTCGCCAGGGGCCGGGTGGGCCGCCCAAGACGTAGCCCCGTGCCGCAGCGGGAAGGCGGAGGCCGCTGCCAGCAGGCCCTGGTCACCCGCCCCCTCCCGCAGGGCACCGCCGGCCCAGTAACACCGGCCTGGGGTAAGGAACGGCCGGAGAGCTCACCTTGTCGTTTCGTGCATACCGGAAGCCGCTGATCCAGCCCTCGCCGCCCCAGAGCCCCTCGTGGGCAGCGGGCGGCAGGTACACCGGCACCGGCACGTCCTGCACGCGCTCCCGCTCGCCGGTACGCGGGTTCCGTCGGTAGCGCACGCCCAGCGGCCGCCAGTGCACGGGCGTGGGCGGCGTGTCGTCCTGCAACGCCGCCAGGTAGTGCTCCGGCAGCCGCGCACAGATCCCCTCCCGCAGCCGCAGGGCGGGCCAGAGCCGCGGCGCGTACCGGTGCAGCGGCATCGCCCACCTACCGCCGCCGCCACAGCCCGCTTCCGCTCCCAGCGCTCAACGCGGCCGGAAGCGGGTACGGAGCCGCCTCTCATTGGCTGGCGCGGACGGGCCGCACAGGAGACGACGGCGGccggcaggggccgcgccgcgcccgcgTTTCGCCCGCGGCCGGCGCCCGCCCGGCAGCTGCCGCTGCGGCCCTGAGCCCATCGGGATCGACTCCAGGCGCTGCCTGTTTGCCCTCAAATACCATTACCTTTATTAAATTATAAAACTGTAAGCTTTAAAATTTACCGTATAAAATAATCACAGGTattaacagcaaaggaaaaaaaaaaaaacaaaacagaaaacaaaaaaaacaaccacctttttttccccaacacaaGGATTCACTCAGATTTTACCCAAAATCATTAGCAACCCTGCCTCAGCACCTAACACAACCTCGTGCCAGGGCCAACAgtcgcggcggggggggggggggggggcgggcatgGGGTAGGGGTGGACacacaaaagcagaatttcaacgatcaaacacaaaataaacaatCACCTTAGCAGGATCTCTCACCCCAAAGCTTCTGCTTCGAGGCGTAGAAGCCCCGAAGGAAAAGGCCGGACGAGGAATTATTGCTTTTTCTGGTAACCGGCAGCACCCGGGCCAGACGGGCAGCCTGGCAGGGACGGCACGGCTGTGAAGGAGCGGCGGTCGCCTGCCTCAGCGCCGGGGCTGCGACGCCGCTGTGCAAACtgagatggggaggaggggggaaaaagtgcCTAAAAGCGATAAAAGTTGGAGGAAACCCTGAGGGCCCCACGttcccccccgctcccgccgTGCTGTCGTGGAgggcagcagcaaaaggaaaggcGAGGGACGTGGGCGATGGCGGGGACGACACCGCTGGGTGCAGGCGAGTGCCCTTCGCTCGTCCTGCGTCCGCTTAAAAAGTCAGAGtttgcagaggaaggggaggcagagggataAAGTGCAGAGCTGAGCAGAAGGCTGGGCGCTCTCCAAAGCAAAGAAATAACCCCGAGGCAAATCCTTCATTAATAGCTCTTTCCTCCTCAAAGCCACGTGAGGAGGGGCTCCCAGCAGCACACACCAGACCGACCACAGCTGGAATAAACCAGCAAGGAACGATGTATTTGAGCCCTTATCTATAGAATAAGGATGGGCAAAACCAACtttcctggttgccaaatttctGCCCTTGCTTTCTGATGCCTGCACGCCCTAGAGTAAGGCTAAGGTGAGACAGATGCTGCAAAGGAGACCGTAGCCACCTGGGGAGCCCATGGCGATGCTCCTGGCTGGGCTGGGACACCGCCAGTAGCCTCAGATCAGCCGTGACTCCGCAGCAAATCCAGCCTCCGAGGCAcagcaggctggaggagcagggggtGCACAGCTCAGTCACCATCCTGGACCACCTACgctcccccaggcagagctgcGCACATGCCAAACCCACAGAAGGGAGGAAGACACCGAATACCTGAACATCAAGAGAGGAAGAGGACAGTGCAGCAGTCTGGCTCCTTCTAGATGAGCTAAGAGGGCTAAAGTTAAACTTAGACTAAACCCTGCACCGCTGCAGGTTTCACAGCTCTGGGTGAGATGCTGTTGATGCCTCTTGCATGTCCCTGCATGGGGTTTTTTCACATTCCTGCCAATTCTGATCCTGAATCCAGGGACCAAGTCCCGGCCTTGTTCCTCCCCCCTCAGAATCAGGACTAGGTAAGAGCAGCACCGCCTGTTTCATGGGGAGAGAGGCTCCAGACCCCTGTGGAGACAGCGGCCAAGGGCCCGGCACACACCGAGatcagctccctccctccccatcagCACCAAGGGCACGCGGCAGCATTTGCCCCCCAGATCAGAAGAAACCCGTTCTTCTCTTGGGTTCAAATGCTGATTGCAGGATGGCAGGGGAAATCCCTGTTCTACAGTCCTCTGCTAGGACAGGGGGTGCAGAGAAGAACCCAGCAGCCAAAGCCGTGGGTCCAGGTCAGCGTGGGCTAAGCCCAAGCCTCATGGACAcagcaggaggggaagaagggttGGCGATTTCCCCCAGGGCcatggggaggtgggggacaggCTCTTCCTTGATCTAGAACCCCAAAGAGCCCACCCCAtcccagcagaaaagcagaggtgGCCTCAAACTTGCCTTCACAAGACAAGTCCACCATCTCCATCTTTAAACCCAGTCCATACCGCACCCTCCAGTGAATGAGCACGTAAGAGGGTCGCTGATGCGTGAGAGAGCAGCAGCCCAGTCGAAGAGCAACCTCACCAGCCCTCCTCCACCTCTGTGACTGGGAGCCAAGCAGTTCAGGTCACAGCATAGAGCTCCTCACGGTCGTTCTGGCAGATCTGATAGCGACAAGTGAGCTTCTGTGACCAGGCCCAGGGCTTCTTatgcttgtcccgaggaggaagcAGGAAAGCAACGCTGCAAGCCACCAGCACGTGCCAGGTGCTGTGGGTGTAGTAATAGTTCTCATTGGTTTCCATGAATGCATATACTGAGATGGCGATGAAAGCCAAGGTGATCCCTGGGAGGAGGTAGAAAACCCAGCGCTTCCACGAGGAGGGGTAGCAGTGTCTGCGCTTCACTCCATGGTAAACCTGGAGGTGTCAGAGCACAGAAGGGTTACGCAGCCAAGCAGAAGCTTAGGCA contains:
- the MRPL28 gene encoding 39S ribosomal protein L28, mitochondrial, with product MPLHRYAPRLWPALRLREGICARLPEHYLAALQDDTPPTPVHWRPLGVRYRRNPRTGERERVQDVPVPVYLPPAAHEGLWGGEGWISGFRYARNDKLSTRLPKTWKPQLFDRQFYSEILDATMTITVTMRTLDLIDEAYGFDFYILKTPKADMCSKLGMDLKRTMLLRLARRDPKLHPDDPARREAIYNKYQEFVIPEEEAEWVGLSLEEAIEKQRLLEKKDPVPLFKVYAEELVNQLKEQALQKQ